From one Geoalkalibacter halelectricus genomic stretch:
- the htpG gene encoding molecular chaperone HtpG: protein MAADQKTEKGTISIHTENIFPIIKKWLYSDHEIFLRELVSNAVDAIHKLQHVNVIESLKISDEYAIDIHVDKDAGTLTVKDNGIGMNAEEIRKYINQIAFSSAEEFVQKFKDLEDKNQIIGHFGLGFYSSFMVADQVEIRSLSYRSNAIGAHWRCDGTTTYTLEECAKSDRGTEVVLHLNADSKEFLEPARLQDILKKYCNFLPVAIRLDGEVVNDRNPLWTRAASEIKEEEYVEFYRKLYPFSDDPLFWIHLNIDFPFHLKGILYFPRISTEFDISKSHIKLFCNQVFVSDNCPELIPEFLTPLQGCLDAPDLPLNVSRSYLQNEPQVRKIREVISGRVASKIVDLAKKDREAFGKVWDDIHTFVKYGMMRDDKFSDKVKDQVLFRTSAEMKYTTLPEYLERNKERHEKKVFYANDEAAQATYLKLFKSQGLEALILDALIDSHFIQFLEMKNQGVSFERVDADVTQNLIEHDQAGKIVEGADQKTADEKIKEAFSELLGEKKGMSVRVESLKDSSVPAMLLLAEHSRRFKEMTRMMGREMGDALDEFTLLVNFTNPVVKKIRRMKDEGRTEDARLLAEQIHDLAMLTHKSFSKEQMEAFLERSNKILEMAGKE from the coding sequence ATGGCCGCAGATCAGAAAACCGAAAAAGGCACCATCTCCATCCATACCGAGAACATCTTTCCCATCATCAAAAAGTGGCTCTACAGCGATCACGAGATCTTCCTGCGCGAACTGGTCTCCAACGCCGTTGACGCCATTCACAAATTGCAGCACGTCAATGTCATCGAAAGCCTCAAGATCTCCGATGAGTATGCCATCGACATTCACGTCGACAAGGACGCCGGCACTCTGACCGTCAAGGACAACGGCATCGGCATGAACGCGGAGGAGATCCGCAAATACATCAATCAGATCGCTTTTTCGTCCGCGGAAGAGTTTGTTCAGAAGTTCAAGGATCTCGAAGACAAAAACCAGATCATCGGCCACTTCGGCTTGGGTTTTTATTCCTCCTTCATGGTCGCCGACCAGGTGGAAATTCGCTCGCTCTCCTATCGCTCCAACGCTATAGGGGCCCATTGGCGTTGCGACGGCACCACCACCTACACGCTTGAGGAATGTGCTAAAAGCGACCGCGGCACCGAGGTCGTTCTGCATCTCAACGCCGATTCCAAGGAATTCCTCGAGCCCGCGCGCTTGCAGGACATCCTCAAGAAATACTGTAACTTCCTGCCGGTCGCCATCCGTTTGGACGGTGAGGTGGTCAACGACCGCAATCCCCTGTGGACGCGCGCGGCAAGCGAGATCAAAGAGGAGGAATACGTCGAGTTCTACCGCAAGCTCTACCCCTTCTCCGACGATCCCCTGTTCTGGATTCATCTCAACATCGATTTTCCCTTTCACCTCAAGGGCATTCTCTACTTTCCGCGCATCTCCACCGAATTCGACATCTCCAAAAGCCACATCAAGCTGTTCTGCAACCAGGTGTTCGTCTCCGACAACTGTCCGGAACTCATCCCTGAATTTCTCACCCCCCTGCAGGGCTGCCTCGACGCGCCCGATCTGCCCCTGAACGTCTCGCGCAGTTACCTGCAGAACGAACCCCAGGTGCGCAAAATCCGCGAGGTCATCAGCGGGCGCGTGGCCTCCAAGATTGTCGATCTGGCCAAAAAGGACCGCGAGGCCTTCGGCAAGGTGTGGGACGACATTCACACCTTCGTCAAGTACGGCATGATGCGCGACGACAAGTTTTCCGACAAGGTCAAGGACCAGGTGCTTTTCCGCACCAGCGCGGAGATGAAGTACACCACGCTTCCCGAATATCTTGAGCGCAACAAAGAGCGCCACGAAAAAAAGGTCTTCTACGCCAACGACGAGGCCGCGCAGGCAACCTACCTCAAACTGTTCAAGAGCCAGGGCCTGGAAGCGCTGATTCTCGATGCCCTCATCGACAGCCACTTCATCCAATTTCTAGAAATGAAGAATCAAGGCGTAAGCTTCGAGCGCGTCGATGCCGACGTCACCCAGAATCTCATTGAGCACGATCAGGCCGGAAAGATCGTGGAAGGTGCCGATCAGAAAACCGCCGACGAAAAAATCAAGGAGGCCTTCAGCGAATTGCTCGGCGAGAAAAAGGGCATGAGCGTGCGCGTGGAAAGTCTCAAGGATTCGTCCGTGCCGGCCATGCTGCTGCTTGCCGAGCACTCACGGCGCTTCAAGGAGATGACGCGCATGATGGGCCGGGAAATGGGCGACGCCCTCGACGAATTCACCCTGCTCGTCAACTTCACCAACCCCGTGGTAAAAAAAATCCGCCGGATGAAAGACGAAGGCCGCACCGAAGACGCCCGCCTGCTCGCCGAACAAATCCACGACCTGGCCATGCTCACCCACAAATCCTTCAGCAAAGAACAGATGGAAGCCTTCCTCGAGCGCAGCAACAAAATCCTCGAAATGGCAGGCAAGGAGTAG
- a CDS encoding inorganic diphosphatase: MNSWHDIPIDLDRLEEGFPTVIEIPTGSKNKYELDKQTGMLRLDRVIYGAVHYPANYGFIPQTYCEDGDALDVLVLGQEPVYPLTIMEARAIGVVRMRDEKGADDKIIAVNLHDPAFAHYRHHGDLPDYLMAEIRKFFEEYKTLENKETVVDDIQGPQEALGIVVEALEYYQHARCWEG; this comes from the coding sequence ATGAATTCCTGGCACGACATACCCATTGATCTCGATCGGCTGGAAGAAGGTTTTCCCACGGTCATCGAAATCCCCACGGGGTCCAAAAACAAGTACGAACTCGACAAGCAGACCGGCATGCTGCGTCTGGATCGGGTCATTTACGGCGCGGTGCACTACCCCGCCAATTACGGCTTCATTCCCCAAACCTACTGCGAAGACGGCGATGCCCTGGACGTGCTGGTGCTCGGTCAGGAACCGGTCTATCCTCTGACCATCATGGAGGCGCGCGCCATCGGGGTGGTGCGCATGCGCGATGAGAAGGGCGCCGACGACAAGATCATCGCGGTCAACCTGCACGACCCCGCCTTTGCCCACTACCGCCACCACGGCGATCTTCCCGATTACCTCATGGCCGAAATCCGCAAGTTTTTCGAGGAATACAAAACCCTCGAGAACAAGGAGACGGTGGTCGACGACATCCAGGGCCCCCAGGAGGCCCTGGGAATCGTGGTTGAAGCCCTCGAGTATTATCAACACGCCAGGTGCTGGGAGGGATAG
- the gspC gene encoding type II secretion system protein GspC — protein MTAQALFHRYFPGIYLALAALLGLTAGWVAVVMIDIWLAPPVATADLRQEGRAAIEQRRPLSDFEIILSRNIFDSTGPLIVALEDLPTAPATPTAPARDEAPAARPARANLTLIGTVVAGEQSLALIQEGRDTALYRLDEEVPGGGVVEEIDRNLVVLRHPDGSRENLMLPVDGAPAAAPATRRAAAAAAAPEESVAVRYNIQQIGDNKWQIPRQTAEDARGNLNELLRQARMEPRIVGGETQGFIVRMIRPNSFLDMLGIRRGDILMEINNIQLNSPERALQIFQQLREARNIAVSLVRNGEPMTFEYEIN, from the coding sequence ATGACTGCACAGGCCCTTTTCCACCGCTATTTTCCAGGCATCTACCTGGCCCTGGCCGCCCTGCTCGGTTTGACGGCCGGATGGGTTGCCGTGGTGATGATCGACATTTGGCTTGCGCCTCCTGTGGCCACCGCGGATCTTCGCCAGGAGGGGCGCGCCGCGATCGAACAAAGAAGGCCCCTGAGCGACTTCGAGATCATTTTGAGCCGCAACATCTTTGATTCCACCGGCCCGTTGATCGTCGCCCTTGAGGACCTGCCGACCGCCCCTGCAACACCGACAGCCCCCGCGCGCGACGAGGCACCGGCAGCGAGGCCGGCGCGCGCCAACCTGACCTTGATCGGCACCGTGGTGGCCGGCGAGCAGTCATTGGCGCTGATCCAGGAGGGCCGCGACACCGCCCTTTATCGCCTGGACGAAGAGGTGCCCGGCGGCGGCGTGGTCGAGGAAATCGATCGCAATCTCGTGGTCTTGCGCCATCCCGACGGCAGCCGCGAGAACTTGATGCTGCCTGTTGATGGCGCCCCTGCCGCCGCGCCGGCCACGCGTCGCGCCGCCGCGGCGGCAGCAGCTCCCGAAGAAAGTGTCGCGGTTCGCTATAACATTCAGCAAATCGGCGATAACAAATGGCAAATTCCGCGTCAAACCGCCGAGGACGCACGCGGCAACCTCAATGAACTTCTGCGCCAGGCCCGCATGGAGCCGCGCATCGTCGGCGGCGAGACGCAAGGCTTTATCGTGCGCATGATCCGTCCCAACTCGTTTCTCGACATGCTCGGCATCCGCCGGGGCGACATTTTGATGGAGATCAACAACATCCAGCTCAACAGCCCGGAGCGCGCCCTGCAGATCTTTCAGCAACTGCGCGAAGCGCGCAACATCGCCGTCAGCTTGGTGCGCAACGGCGAACCGATGACGTTTGAATACGAGATCAACTGA
- a CDS encoding nucleotidyltransferase domain-containing protein, translating to MSIVLEGLRDPLGTRDWSNRRWDAFVRIARNQNLLARFALHARDLDLMDQFPAKVQDLLVAAQHVAAHHRRIVEWESRCLRQILSYHGIEFILLKGAAYIMGELPAGRGRKVSDIDILVRKQDLEHTEQILLHAGWAHTKLDPYDQRYYRRWMHELPPLKHRDRKTLVDVHHTILPESGRLHPDPQLLWQGARRCGSGDWLVPAPEDMVLHSAAHLFQDGDLNGGLRDLFDLDDLMRNFAGQDPDFWERLIPRAEALDLARPTYYALSFCRDLVGTPIPDFVLARAAAHAPCRPIRDAMRFLGKRTLVPTTPDGRMRPYQWERVVLYMRAHWLRMPPLLLARHLSHKFFLRSKKE from the coding sequence ATGTCCATCGTTCTTGAAGGGTTGCGCGATCCGCTCGGCACCCGCGATTGGTCGAATCGGCGCTGGGATGCCTTTGTGCGCATCGCCCGCAATCAGAATCTGCTCGCCAGGTTCGCCCTGCACGCGCGGGATCTGGACCTGATGGATCAATTTCCCGCAAAAGTTCAGGATCTTCTGGTTGCCGCTCAGCACGTGGCCGCTCATCATCGTCGCATCGTCGAATGGGAAAGCCGCTGCCTGCGCCAGATTCTTTCGTATCACGGCATCGAATTCATCCTGCTCAAGGGCGCCGCCTACATCATGGGCGAGTTGCCGGCGGGCCGCGGGCGCAAGGTCAGCGACATCGACATCCTGGTGCGTAAGCAAGATCTGGAGCACACTGAACAAATCCTGTTGCATGCCGGCTGGGCGCACACCAAGCTCGATCCTTACGACCAGAGATATTATCGGCGCTGGATGCATGAGCTGCCGCCGCTCAAGCATCGCGACCGCAAGACGCTGGTGGACGTGCACCACACCATTTTGCCCGAGAGCGGCCGCCTGCATCCCGATCCGCAGCTGTTGTGGCAAGGAGCACGGCGCTGCGGATCCGGAGACTGGCTGGTGCCGGCCCCCGAGGACATGGTGCTGCACAGCGCCGCGCACCTTTTTCAGGACGGCGATCTTAACGGCGGCCTGCGCGACCTCTTCGACCTGGATGACCTGATGCGGAATTTCGCGGGCCAGGATCCGGATTTCTGGGAGCGTCTCATCCCACGCGCCGAGGCGCTTGACCTGGCACGGCCCACCTACTATGCCCTCTCCTTCTGCCGAGATCTGGTCGGCACACCGATCCCGGATTTCGTCCTGGCACGGGCCGCCGCCCACGCACCATGCCGCCCCATCCGCGACGCCATGCGGTTTTTGGGCAAGCGCACCCTGGTTCCAACCACGCCGGACGGGCGCATGCGTCCTTATCAGTGGGAAAGAGTTGTGCTATACATGCGCGCACACTGGCTGCGCATGCCGCCACTGCTGCTGGCGCGCCACCTGTCGCATAAGTTTTTTCTGCGCTCGAAAAAGGAGTAA
- a CDS encoding secondary thiamine-phosphate synthase enzyme YjbQ has translation MKSYRKELWFEIPTRRGFVNITGEVEKCLKDSAIREGLCLVNAMHITASVFVNDDERGLHHDFERWLEELAPHEPLNLYRHNNTGEDNGDAHLKRTLMGREVVVAITNGKLDFGPWERIFYGEFDGRRRKRVLVKIIGE, from the coding sequence ATGAAATCCTATCGCAAGGAACTCTGGTTTGAAATTCCCACGCGTCGCGGGTTCGTCAACATCACCGGCGAGGTCGAGAAATGCCTCAAGGACAGCGCCATTCGCGAAGGCCTGTGCCTGGTCAATGCCATGCACATCACCGCTTCGGTCTTCGTCAACGATGACGAGCGCGGCCTGCACCACGACTTCGAACGCTGGCTGGAAGAGCTGGCGCCCCATGAACCCTTGAATCTCTACCGCCATAACAACACCGGCGAGGACAACGGCGACGCTCACCTCAAGCGCACCCTCATGGGCCGCGAGGTGGTGGTGGCAATCACCAACGGCAAGCTCGATTTTGGTCCCTGGGAGCGGATTTTCTACGGCGAATTCGACGGACGCCGCCGCAAGCGGGTGTTGGTGAAGATTATCGGGGAGTGA
- a CDS encoding DUF3187 family protein, producing the protein MPVQRLFLLGVLCLCLGLPEPLRAAEVLPFHTRNLQPTVQIFGLPAAEGGRITPPGKTRGRLVLETANNFTGGRGPGEGLEFDGETYRMILALRRGLASGWEAGIDLSLVGHHGGGLDRLIERWHDLLGVGKGGRHRRARNRLFYFYQKDGQREIDVRENNLGIGDWSLVLARPLFKDHLAPGRALALRSGIKFPTGNPDRLHGSGSVDMHARLTYSDAETLKNIHLTLFASGGILAMTRGEVMPAQQRSHVWFGSAGLGWKPWQRVALKAQVDGHSAFFRGSSLREIKAPSAQLVLGGSYYLSERWILDLAVSEDIVVDSAPDVAFHLALTRHF; encoded by the coding sequence TTGCCTGTCCAGCGCCTCTTCCTCCTTGGTGTTCTCTGTCTCTGCCTCGGACTTCCGGAGCCGCTACGGGCCGCGGAGGTCCTGCCTTTTCATACCCGCAACCTTCAGCCGACCGTGCAGATTTTCGGCCTCCCGGCGGCGGAAGGCGGGCGCATCACCCCACCGGGGAAAACCCGGGGACGCCTGGTGCTGGAGACGGCCAACAATTTTACCGGCGGTCGCGGCCCCGGCGAAGGGCTTGAATTCGACGGCGAAACCTATCGCATGATTCTGGCTTTGCGACGCGGCCTGGCGTCGGGTTGGGAAGCCGGCATCGATCTTTCCCTGGTCGGCCACCACGGCGGCGGTCTGGACCGTCTCATCGAACGCTGGCACGATTTGCTGGGTGTCGGAAAAGGAGGCCGTCACCGCCGCGCCCGCAATCGGCTGTTCTACTTTTACCAAAAGGACGGCCAAAGGGAAATCGACGTGCGCGAAAACAACCTGGGCATCGGTGATTGGTCCCTGGTTTTGGCGCGACCACTCTTTAAGGACCATCTGGCTCCTGGGCGCGCTCTGGCCCTGCGCTCCGGCATCAAATTTCCCACCGGCAACCCCGACCGTCTGCACGGCAGCGGCAGCGTCGACATGCATGCGCGATTGACTTATAGCGACGCCGAAACCCTGAAAAATATCCATCTGACCCTGTTTGCCTCGGGTGGAATCCTGGCCATGACCAGGGGCGAGGTCATGCCCGCGCAGCAGCGCAGCCATGTCTGGTTCGGCAGCGCCGGCCTGGGTTGGAAGCCCTGGCAGCGGGTGGCGCTCAAGGCCCAGGTGGACGGCCATTCGGCCTTTTTCAGGGGCAGTTCCCTGCGTGAAATCAAGGCCCCGTCCGCCCAATTGGTGCTGGGTGGCAGCTATTACCTTTCCGAGCGCTGGATACTTGACCTTGCGGTGAGTGAGGATATCGTCGTGGACAGCGCGCCGGATGTGGCCTTTCATCTGGCTCTGACCAGACATTTTTAG
- a CDS encoding HprK-related kinase A, producing the protein MRYLPMTLAELPQEELASRFRSPDGLGLHIGPFVLRLQAGLPELFAPLALLYADHQIAPGDVISDFRLRLSPCASLPPWKKRARFTVDDCKSFDPFERHLALPMLEWAINWCTFSLPHQYFMLHAAVLEKNGRALLLPGPPGAGKSTLCAALALRGWRLFSDELAMMRPGSTELIPVPRPIGLKNASIDIIRAFDAGAVLGPKVQGTRKGTVAHLKPPHAALTLAEQKATPGWIIFPTFKAGAEISLEPARKAQTFLWLANDAFNFNVLGRSAFDLLGDLVDSCACHELTYGDLDAVVAFLDRLWQGDGGR; encoded by the coding sequence TTGCGCTACCTGCCGATGACCCTCGCTGAACTCCCTCAGGAAGAACTCGCCTCCCGCTTTCGCTCCCCGGATGGTCTGGGTCTGCACATCGGCCCCTTCGTGCTGCGCCTGCAAGCGGGCTTGCCGGAACTCTTCGCCCCTCTGGCGCTGCTCTACGCCGATCACCAAATCGCGCCGGGGGATGTCATCAGCGACTTTCGGCTGCGCCTGAGCCCCTGCGCGAGTCTGCCGCCGTGGAAAAAGCGGGCGCGGTTCACCGTCGATGATTGTAAAAGCTTCGATCCCTTCGAGCGCCATCTTGCCCTGCCCATGCTGGAGTGGGCCATCAACTGGTGCACCTTTAGCCTGCCGCATCAATATTTCATGCTGCATGCGGCGGTGCTGGAGAAAAACGGTCGCGCCCTGCTCCTTCCCGGACCTCCGGGAGCCGGCAAAAGCACCCTGTGCGCGGCTCTCGCCCTGCGCGGCTGGCGGTTGTTTTCCGACGAATTGGCCATGATGCGCCCGGGGAGCACCGAATTGATTCCCGTCCCACGCCCCATCGGGCTAAAAAACGCCTCCATCGACATCATCCGCGCCTTTGATGCCGGCGCGGTTCTCGGTCCCAAGGTGCAGGGCACGCGCAAGGGGACGGTGGCACACCTTAAGCCTCCCCACGCCGCTCTGACTTTGGCCGAACAGAAAGCAACACCGGGCTGGATCATTTTCCCGACTTTCAAGGCCGGGGCGGAGATTTCCCTCGAACCGGCGCGCAAAGCCCAGACCTTTCTCTGGCTGGCCAATGATGCCTTTAATTTCAATGTCCTGGGTCGAAGTGCCTTTGATCTGCTCGGCGATCTCGTCGACTCTTGCGCCTGCCATGAATTGACCTATGGCGATCTGGACGCGGTCGTCGCCTTTTTGGATCGACTCTGGCAGGGCGATGGAGGGCGCTGA
- the otsB gene encoding trehalose-phosphatase gives MPTTPNLTLSKDKFDAVIFDMDGVITRTAHVHAAAWKKMFDTFLEDYAARTGTAFKPFDTATDYTRYVDGKPRLDGVRDFLRSRGIELPEGSPADEPQEESIYALGERKNALFNEQLEKKGAKRYDSTVDLINRLKKVGIKAAIISASRNARAVLKSAGVTDLFDARVDGLDAQELGIAGKPAPDVFLAAAEKLGVEPQRAVVVEDAQSGVEAGRAGGFGLVIGVDRADQAEELARFADVVVSDLAEVAVDGATEEASTTELPSALDHFNHIEIRLKGKHPAVFLDYDGTLTPIVERPENAVIPEEMRQTVRDLAKLCTVAIVSGRDLADVRRLAGIEDLIYAGSHGFDIAGPAGKKMEYQSGTDYLPDLDRAEKELSKGLEGLAGVQIERKKFAIAVHFRRVAEGDHPRVEETVDEVLRQNSRLRKTGGKMIFELRPDIDWDKGKALDYLLEKLKLNRRDIVPVYLGDDLTDEDAMRELKDRGIGIIVRDHDEERPTQAAYALEDTCEVRIFLQKLADFLEERALES, from the coding sequence ATGCCCACCACCCCCAACCTGACCCTGTCCAAGGACAAGTTCGATGCCGTGATTTTCGATATGGATGGTGTCATCACCCGTACCGCGCATGTCCATGCCGCGGCCTGGAAAAAGATGTTCGACACCTTTCTTGAAGACTATGCCGCGCGTACCGGCACGGCTTTCAAACCCTTTGACACGGCCACGGATTACACCCGCTACGTGGACGGCAAGCCGCGGTTGGACGGTGTCAGGGATTTTCTTCGCTCCCGCGGCATCGAATTGCCCGAAGGCTCCCCCGCCGACGAGCCGCAAGAGGAGAGCATTTACGCCCTGGGCGAGCGCAAGAATGCGCTGTTCAACGAGCAATTGGAGAAAAAGGGGGCGAAGCGCTACGACTCGACCGTCGACCTCATCAACAGACTCAAGAAGGTCGGGATCAAAGCCGCGATCATCTCGGCCAGTCGCAACGCCCGCGCGGTGCTCAAATCAGCCGGAGTAACGGACCTTTTCGATGCGCGTGTCGACGGCCTCGACGCCCAGGAATTGGGCATCGCCGGCAAACCGGCGCCGGACGTGTTTCTCGCCGCCGCGGAAAAACTCGGCGTCGAACCGCAGCGGGCGGTGGTGGTGGAGGATGCCCAATCCGGGGTCGAGGCGGGGCGTGCCGGCGGGTTCGGCCTGGTTATCGGCGTTGACCGCGCCGATCAGGCCGAGGAATTGGCGCGCTTTGCGGATGTGGTGGTGTCCGACCTGGCGGAAGTCGCGGTGGATGGCGCGACGGAAGAGGCGAGCACGACCGAGCTTCCTTCGGCCCTGGATCATTTCAACCATATCGAGATTCGCCTGAAAGGTAAGCATCCCGCCGTTTTTCTCGACTACGACGGTACCCTGACGCCCATCGTCGAGCGTCCGGAAAATGCCGTCATCCCGGAAGAAATGCGCCAAACCGTGCGAGATCTGGCCAAATTGTGCACCGTGGCGATCGTCAGCGGACGCGACCTTGCCGACGTGCGCCGACTGGCCGGGATCGAGGATCTCATCTATGCGGGCAGCCACGGGTTCGACATCGCCGGACCGGCGGGAAAAAAAATGGAATATCAGTCGGGGACCGACTATCTGCCCGATCTCGACCGTGCCGAAAAGGAATTGAGCAAAGGGCTCGAGGGATTGGCCGGGGTACAGATCGAGCGGAAAAAGTTCGCCATCGCGGTGCATTTTCGTCGGGTTGCCGAAGGCGACCACCCCCGGGTCGAAGAAACTGTGGACGAGGTGCTGAGGCAGAATTCTCGTTTGCGCAAAACGGGCGGAAAGATGATCTTTGAATTGCGTCCGGACATTGATTGGGACAAGGGCAAAGCCCTCGATTATCTGCTGGAAAAACTCAAACTCAACCGGCGTGACATCGTCCCCGTGTATTTGGGCGACGATCTGACCGATGAGGATGCCATGCGCGAACTCAAGGATCGCGGCATCGGCATCATCGTGCGCGATCACGATGAAGAGCGCCCGACGCAGGCCGCCTATGCCTTGGAGGACACCTGCGAAGTCCGTATTTTCCTTCAGAAACTCGCCGATTTTCTTGAAGAAAGGGCGTTGGAATCCTGA
- a CDS encoding transposase — MTFFSYPPAMPRSARIDIPGLLQHVIARGIEKRSIFADDQDRSDFLKRLSSLLQETDTDCFAWALMDNHVHLLLRPRKATLGLFMRRLLTGYAVFFNLRHERSGHLFQNRYKSIVCDHDAYLLELIRYIHLNPLRAGTVHTLEELDAYPWCGHAYLIKDKWFNAELRNEILSHFASRPSTALNRYRDFLAAGLAAAEPADLMGGGKRRTLALDPALDQDEDFDDRILGGGAFVRQLLGDEEREERSRSHLNLDHIFEKVSRHFGVDPNSLALPNKERRIAQSKALICYLALRRFGHKGTEIAERLDLTPSGVSVAAKRGERIFQDDEDLRNLWEDI; from the coding sequence TTGACTTTTTTCTCCTATCCTCCTGCCATGCCTAGATCAGCTCGCATCGACATCCCCGGTCTGCTTCAGCACGTCATCGCTCGCGGCATCGAAAAACGCTCGATTTTCGCTGACGATCAGGATCGGTCCGACTTCCTAAAGCGCCTGTCCTCTCTTCTCCAGGAGACCGACACGGATTGCTTTGCCTGGGCGCTGATGGACAACCACGTCCATTTGCTTCTGCGCCCGCGTAAAGCCACCCTCGGCCTTTTCATGCGCCGCTTGCTCACCGGCTATGCGGTCTTTTTCAATCTGCGGCATGAGCGCAGCGGCCATCTGTTTCAGAACCGTTACAAATCCATCGTTTGTGATCATGATGCGTACCTGCTGGAACTGATCCGCTACATCCATCTTAATCCCCTGCGGGCCGGCACTGTTCACACGCTGGAGGAATTGGACGCCTATCCCTGGTGTGGTCATGCGTATCTCATTAAGGATAAGTGGTTCAATGCGGAGCTTCGCAACGAGATTTTATCCCATTTTGCATCAAGACCGTCCACCGCTCTTAACCGTTACCGTGATTTTCTCGCCGCGGGGCTTGCTGCCGCTGAACCGGCCGATCTTATGGGTGGAGGCAAGCGGCGCACCCTTGCATTGGATCCGGCCCTGGACCAGGACGAGGACTTTGATGATCGCATCCTGGGCGGCGGTGCGTTTGTTCGGCAACTACTCGGCGATGAGGAACGTGAAGAGCGATCACGGTCGCATTTGAACCTGGACCACATTTTTGAGAAGGTTTCGCGACATTTCGGCGTTGATCCGAACAGCCTTGCCCTGCCGAACAAGGAACGCCGCATTGCGCAATCCAAGGCGCTTATCTGCTATCTCGCTTTGCGCCGGTTCGGGCACAAAGGAACCGAGATTGCCGAGCGGCTCGACCTGACTCCCTCTGGCGTATCCGTCGCCGCCAAGCGTGGCGAGCGCATCTTTCAGGATGACGAGGATTTGAGGAACCTTTGGGAGGACATTTAG